A genomic stretch from Dermacentor albipictus isolate Rhodes 1998 colony unplaced genomic scaffold, USDA_Dalb.pri_finalv2 scaffold_44, whole genome shotgun sequence includes:
- the LOC139052947 gene encoding uncharacterized protein isoform X1 translates to MSQDEPTGTSTSTISASATPASPYWVVSGHQRDPHLFAGLRGEDVEDWLDDYDRVSSANRWDDASKLRHVAFYLTGVAKTWFFNHEVDFTNWGAFKQQLRQIFGTPAVRSALAKKTLDTRKQQTGESYTSYIEDVLALCRRVNPAMTESDRVRHTLKGIGAIAFHALAIQNPATVADIVATCQRLDELESVRLQPDTTPNTTADDPTLRAMIRAIIREELQYLGLAAGPMPCHASDTNLRDVIKEELASMAGAAYTDPLTPRAPSTYAQVAAATPVIVPPMPPKPTPAPIASMTTSAPTQTSYPQWRPPRPICYYCGYRGHIARFCRKRQQDERRGYDVYERDDFSPGATFQRLGSFHDQRRPYGPPRGRSPSPTVASETAQPYRPARRRSPSPLRRSTSPLRPASQFADRRPEN, encoded by the coding sequence atgtcgcaggacgagccaacaggcacttctacttccaccatctcggcctcggctaccccggcctccccgtattgggttgtcagtggacaccagcgtgatccccatctgtttgctggacttcgtggggaagacgtcgaagattggctggacgactacgaccgagtgagttcggctaaccgttgggacgatgcgtccaagctacgtcacgtcgccttttatctgaccggagtggccaagacttggtttttcaaccatgaggttgatttcacgaactggggcgcttttaaacagcagctccgccaaatcttcggcacaccggctgttcgttccgccctcgccaaaaagacgctcgacactcgcaagcaacaaaccggtgaatcttatacgtcgtacatcgaggatgtgcttgctctttgtcgacgggTGAACCCGGCTATGACAGAATCGGACAGAGTTCGCCAcaccctcaaaggcatcggagctattgctttccatgctttagccatccagaaccccgctaccgttgctgatatcgtcgctacttgccagcgccttgacgaactcgaatcagtacggttgcagccagacaccactccgaacactactgccgacgaccctactttacgagcaatgatacgcgcaataatccgagaagagctccagtatcttggcttagccgcagggcctatgccttgtcatgcctccgataccaatctgcgagacgttatcaaggaggaattggcgtccatggctggtgcagcgtacacggaccctctaacccctagggccccatccacgtacgcacaagtagccgcagctactccagtcatcgttccaccgatgcctccaaaaccaacaccggcccccatcgcgtccatgactaccagcgcacctacccaaaccagctatccgcagtggcgtcctcctcgtcccatctgctactactgcggctatcgtggccacatagcacgtttttgccgcaagcgccagcaagacgagcgtcgcggatatgatgtatacgaacgggatgacttttcgcccggagctacttttcaACGTTTAGGGAGCTTCCacgaccaacgccgtccttatggtccaccgcgcggacgctctccatcgcctactgtagcatccgagacggctcagccgtaccgtcctgcgagacgccgctcgccgtccccccttcgccgctctacgtccccactaagacctgcttctcaattcgccgatcgtcgtccggaaaactaa